From the genome of Marinobacter sp. F4206:
CGGCTGACCAGATCCAGCGCCACAGGGTAGGCCTCCGGGTAGCGCGTCAACAGCTGACGAAAGCTCTCTCCGGGCACCTCCACAATGGTCGTGTCGTCGTGCGCAGTCGCTCCGTAGACCCTTGGAGTGCCCGGGGAAAACACCGTATCACCGAACCAGGCCGCCGTCCCGAAGATGATCAGCATGGCTTCCCGCCCCTCCGAATTGACCGAACTGATACGCACGGTACCGTCGGCAATCACACACAGAGATGACTGCATCGATCCCTTGTCGTAGATGGGTTCACCCGCCCGAAAATGGCGCCACCGCGCCAGGGCTTCCGCTTCCGCAAACCCGGCGTCCGGTAACCCTGCCAGTAACGGGCAGGCGCGCAGTACCTTGTTCAGATCAGACATACCCGATTACCTGAAGCAACAAATCCCCAAATGTAAATGATTTGACAGTTTTGTGCTCGCCCAACTGCCTACACTGGAGCCAGAACCCAATCAACAACAAGCCAACAACATGAGCGAGCATCACAATGTCTGAACGTATCGCAATTCCGTCCAAAAAGGGCGGTGTCAGTGCCGAGGAGTGGCAACTCCGCGTCGATCTTGCCGCCGCCTACCGCCTGATCGCATTGTACGGCTGGGATGATCTGATTTTCACTCACATCTCCGCACGCATTCCCGGTGACGAGCACCACTTCCTGATCAACCCCTACGGCATGATGTTTGAGGAAATCACCGCCTCCAGCCTGGTGCGCGTCGATCAGGAGGGCAACAAGATCACGCCGGACGATTTCGACATCAACCCGGCGGGTTTCACCATCCACAGCGCGATTCACGCGGTGCGCGAGGATGCTGCCTGCGTCATGCATACCCACACCACGGCAGGCGTCGCCGTCTCGGCACAGCAGGACGGACTGCTGCCGCTGTCGCAGCAAAGCCTGTTTCCGCTGTCCAATCTGGCCTACCACGATTACGAGGGCGTGGCCCTTCGGGAAGACGAGAAAGCCAGACTGCAGAAAGACCTGGGCAACAACAACTTCATGATTCTGCGCAACCACGGCCTGCTCACCACCGGCGGCAGCATCGCTGACGCCTTCCTGGGCATGTACATCCTCCAGCGCGCCTGTGAAGTCCAGATCCAGGCCCTGTCCGGCAACCGCGAGATGACTCCGATTCCCGGCGGCATCGTGGATACCATCCGGCAGCAGGCTGAACAGGTCACTCGCGGCATGGGCGGCAATCTCGCGTGGCCGGGCCTGCTGCGCAAGCTCGACCGTGTTAACCCCGGATTCCGTGATTGAAGGAGACTGATCGATGAACGATGTGACTGCGCCCAAGGCCAGCTTTACCCACATGAAAGACGGTACCGCGGAAGACTGGCAGACCATCGCCCGCTCCTTTGGCGACTTTGCCAAGGGGCTTCCGGACCGCATTATGGACCACCTGATGCTGCTTGAAGGCGACTTCGGTGGCTTTCCCGTGGACCGGCTAACCCATTGCCTGCAAACCGCAACGCTGGCTCACCGTGACGGCAAGGACGACGAGTACGTGGTCTGCGCGCTCCTGCACGACATCGGTGACACTTTGGGTTCCTACAACCACGCCGATGTGGCGGCAGTGCTTCTGGAGCCATTTGTCAGCGAGGCCAATCATTGGATGATCAAGCACCACGCAATCTTCCAGGGCTACTACTTCTTCCACTACCTGGGCATGGACCGCAACCTGCGGAACAACTACAAGGACCACCCGCATTTCATGCGCACCATCGAGTTTGTCAGCAAGTACGACTCGCCCGCGTTTGATCCGGAGGGCGAAACCCTGCCGCTGTCCTATTTCGAACCCATGATCAGGAAGGTCTTCGCAAAACCAGTCCGGTCCCTGTACATGGACGCGGTCTGACTGCGCGGGCCCTCCATGGGCCCGCTTGCCCAGTGCGCTCGCCGGCAGCGCACTGCAACCCCCTCCAACCTTTCACTCCAGTCTGCGCTATTCTCTAATTAATCCCCGTTCGTCACATCGGACGGTCAGCCATTTTCCGTTCCTTTAGAGCACGCAGAGTACCAATGAATTTCAAACGTCTGGAAACCTTCATCTGGGTCGCCACGTTAGGCAGTTTTCGCAAGGCAGCCGAGCGACAGCATACCACGCAACCCGCAATCTCCACCCGCATAGCCGCGCTGGAAGAGGAGTTGGGGGTCAAGCTCTTCGAGCGGGAATCGAGCAGGACCATGCTGACATCGAAAGGTCAGGAGCTCCTGCCGTACGCCGAGAAGATCGTCTTCATGTCTGAGCAACTGCGCAAACGCGCGGACCGGGTTGCTCTGCTGTCCGGCATTCTGCGACTGGGTGTTTCCGAGACCATTGTCCACTCCTGGCTGCCCCGCTTTTTCAGGGCACTGCACGAAACCGTGCCTAACCTGGACGTGGAAATCACGGTAGACGTCACCGGCAACCTCCGTACCGGCCTTATGGACCGGACTCTTGACCTGGCCTTTTTGATGGGACCCGTGGCGGAACCGAGAGTCGAGAACCGCGACCTCTGCAGCTTCCCCCTGATCTGGGTGGCCAGCCCGGACCTGAATCTGCCTGACCGTCAGCTCCAGCTGGAAGAACTCGCCCAATGGCCGATCATCACCTATGCCAGAAACACCAAACCGTTTGCAGAGATCAGTCAGAAATTCAGCGAGCTCGACGAACTCCCCGCCCGTTTCTATTCCTCGAGTTCTTTGGCGGCCTGCAGGCGCCTCGCCCTCGATGGTATTGGTGTATCCGCCTTGCCAATGAGCGTCATTTCCGATGGCCTGAAGAGCGGGCGCCTTGTTGAACTCGAGGCCGCCTGGACCCCGTCCCAGCTGGAGTTCACCGCGTCGTACCCCGCGGTCCCTTTCAACCCGGTTGCCGAACTGGCGGCCAACCTGGCGGTTGGAATATCCCGTGACTACGCACAGGCCGGCGATAACGCTTTCTTATCAGATGCTGTAAAAAACCATAATTAGACTTTTTCACCGTGAGGCATACCCTTAAAACAGGTTCAAGACAAACTCAATCAGGGGTTACCGCCATGCACGCAGATGCCTATTCGGACTTCAAGAACAGCCTGCTTAATCAGGCGTCATCGCTTCGGTCCCGCATTCGTTCCGGCGCCCACACATCGACGACCAGCGGCATGGCCCACAGCCTGGTCCAGGGAAACGTCGTCATTCTGCCCGCCGACTGGGCGTCCGACTTCCTGCTCTATTGCCAGAACAACCCGGTTGCCTGCCCCCTGATTGCCGTATCCGAGCCCGGGGATCCAACTCTCCCCGATCTCGGAAGAGATTTGGACATCCGAACCGACATCCCCGAATACCAGGTTTTTCGGAATGGCGAGCGGACGGAAACGTTGAGCGATATCCAGGCTCTGTGGCAGGACGATTTTGTGACGTTCGTACTCGGCTGCTCCTTTTCCTTCGAAGACGCCCTGATCCGGGCCGGGCTGTCGGTGAGAAATGTCGACGACGGCCTGAACGTCTCCATGTACCGCTCCAACATCGCAACACGACCGGCCGGCCGGTTCCGCGGCAACATGGTGGTGTCCATGCGCCCCTTCCCCAGCGCGGACGCCATTCGGGCGATCCAGGTCACCACCCGATTGCCGAAAGCTCATGGCGCGCCCGTTCACATCGGCGACCCGGCCCTCATCGGCATCGAGGATATCGGCAATCCTGACTTTGGTGACCCGGTCACCATCAAAGACCATGAACTGCCCTTGTTCTGGGCTTGCGGAGTAACACCGCAACTTGCACTGGAAAACGCTCGTCCCCCGATCGCGATCACTCACGTACCGGGAAAAATGCTGCTCACGGAGCGGCTGAATGAAGAACTGGCGGTGCTCTGACCACCGCTGCCGATCAACGACCCAAGCTACAATAACGAAAGAAACGGGAGAAACACCATGTTCAAGCAACTTGCAACAGCTACCCTCCTGACCGGGGCATTTTTCACCTCGGCCGTCAGTGCCGATCAATGGCACATGCCGACACCCTATGGCGATGCCAACCTCCCCACCAAGATCGCCTACCAGTTTGCCGAGGACATCAAGTCGGGGACCGATGGCGAGATAGACGTTACCGTTCACTCCGGGGCGTCCCTGGTCAAGCATCCGGAAATCCCTCGCGCCGTTCGCACGGGTCAGGTGCAGCTGGGTGAGATCTTCATCGGCATCATGGGTAACACCCATCCGGTGTTTAAGCACGACAACATTCCGTTCCTGGCCACCAGCTTCGATGACGCCAAGCGACTCTGGGAAGCGGCCAAACCGGAGGTCGAGAAGCAGCTCGATAAAGAAGGGATGGTGCTTCTCTATACCGTACCCTGGCCTGCGCAAAGCCTTTACACCAAGGCGCCGGTCAACACTATGAGCGATCTCGAAGGGCTTAAGATGCGGGCATACAGCCCCTCAACCTCACGCCTCGCCGATCTGATGAACACCACGCCGACCACAGTTCAGGTGCCAGAAATTCCCCAGGCATTCAGCACAGGCATTATTGACGCGATGATCACGTCACCGTCCACCGGTGCCAATGGACAGGCCTGGGATTACCTGTCGCATTACACCGACATCAAGGCGTGGATTCCCAAGAACGTTGTCGTGGCCAACAAGCGAGCCTTTCGCCGCCTGAGTGATGAACAGCGCCAGGCCATTCTCGACGCTGCGGCTGCCGCTGAGCAAAAAGGCTGGGAAGGGGTGCGCGTCACCGCAGCAGAAGACACGGCCACCCTCGCCGAACATGGCATTGAAGTCTCGGAGCCGTCAGAGGAACTGATGCGCGAGTTCCAGAAGATTGGCGACATCATGATCAAAGAATGGGAAGAGGAGGCTCCGAAAGAAGTCGGCGCCATTCTTGAAGCCTACCGCTAAGGTCCATTCACAAGACGTTCCTGCCCCTGGCATTCAAGGGCAGGAACCCTTGGGAGGCATTTGACATGAGTTCTCTTCGCGACAAGTTTTACCTGGCATCCGGATACGCAGCCGGCTTCTGCATTGCCCTGATCATGGTGATCATTCTTGTGCAGATTGTTGGCCGGATTTTCGGATTCATCGTTCCGTCTGCGGAAAACGTCTCAGGATATGCACTAGCCGCCTCCACCTTCTTCGGGCTTGCCTACACCTTTCACGAAGGTGGGCACATCCGGGTCTCACTGGTAATCCAGAAATGGCCTCCAAGGGCACGGTTTATTCAGGAGCTGGTGGTTCTGATTTTTGGCTTCGGGCTCGCCTGTTACATGACCTACTACTGCTGGCACATGGTGTACGAGTCTTACGTATTCGAGGAAGTATCCCACGGTTACATTCCCATTCCGATCTGGATTCCACAGATTCCCGTCGGGCTTGGCATGACCGCGCTGGCTGCCGCGATCCTCGATGATCTGGTGGCGGTTATGAGAAAGCGTACGCCCTCTTATCAGCAGCATGAAGACGATCTCAACCTGGAGGAAA
Proteins encoded in this window:
- a CDS encoding Crp/Fnr family transcriptional regulator; protein product: MSDLNKVLRACPLLAGLPDAGFAEAEALARWRHFRAGEPIYDKGSMQSSLCVIADGTVRISSVNSEGREAMLIIFGTAAWFGDTVFSPGTPRVYGATAHDDTTIVEVPGESFRQLLTRYPEAYPVALDLVSRRLWSAMSIIADDALRGIAARIGRRLLFLAQIQGQGDTHPRPVTFRLTREHIANMMGMTRQGVHRVIKDFEREGLLKLDYGRITVTDPRALQTYITNLPD
- a CDS encoding class II aldolase/adducin family protein; the encoded protein is MSERIAIPSKKGGVSAEEWQLRVDLAAAYRLIALYGWDDLIFTHISARIPGDEHHFLINPYGMMFEEITASSLVRVDQEGNKITPDDFDINPAGFTIHSAIHAVREDAACVMHTHTTAGVAVSAQQDGLLPLSQQSLFPLSNLAYHDYEGVALREDEKARLQKDLGNNNFMILRNHGLLTTGGSIADAFLGMYILQRACEVQIQALSGNREMTPIPGGIVDTIRQQAEQVTRGMGGNLAWPGLLRKLDRVNPGFRD
- a CDS encoding HD domain-containing protein; the encoded protein is MNDVTAPKASFTHMKDGTAEDWQTIARSFGDFAKGLPDRIMDHLMLLEGDFGGFPVDRLTHCLQTATLAHRDGKDDEYVVCALLHDIGDTLGSYNHADVAAVLLEPFVSEANHWMIKHHAIFQGYYFFHYLGMDRNLRNNYKDHPHFMRTIEFVSKYDSPAFDPEGETLPLSYFEPMIRKVFAKPVRSLYMDAV
- a CDS encoding LysR family transcriptional regulator, which translates into the protein MNFKRLETFIWVATLGSFRKAAERQHTTQPAISTRIAALEEELGVKLFERESSRTMLTSKGQELLPYAEKIVFMSEQLRKRADRVALLSGILRLGVSETIVHSWLPRFFRALHETVPNLDVEITVDVTGNLRTGLMDRTLDLAFLMGPVAEPRVENRDLCSFPLIWVASPDLNLPDRQLQLEELAQWPIITYARNTKPFAEISQKFSELDELPARFYSSSSLAACRRLALDGIGVSALPMSVISDGLKSGRLVELEAAWTPSQLEFTASYPAVPFNPVAELAANLAVGISRDYAQAGDNAFLSDAVKNHN
- a CDS encoding putative hydro-lyase, giving the protein MHADAYSDFKNSLLNQASSLRSRIRSGAHTSTTSGMAHSLVQGNVVILPADWASDFLLYCQNNPVACPLIAVSEPGDPTLPDLGRDLDIRTDIPEYQVFRNGERTETLSDIQALWQDDFVTFVLGCSFSFEDALIRAGLSVRNVDDGLNVSMYRSNIATRPAGRFRGNMVVSMRPFPSADAIRAIQVTTRLPKAHGAPVHIGDPALIGIEDIGNPDFGDPVTIKDHELPLFWACGVTPQLALENARPPIAITHVPGKMLLTERLNEELAVL
- a CDS encoding TRAP transporter substrate-binding protein; the protein is MFKQLATATLLTGAFFTSAVSADQWHMPTPYGDANLPTKIAYQFAEDIKSGTDGEIDVTVHSGASLVKHPEIPRAVRTGQVQLGEIFIGIMGNTHPVFKHDNIPFLATSFDDAKRLWEAAKPEVEKQLDKEGMVLLYTVPWPAQSLYTKAPVNTMSDLEGLKMRAYSPSTSRLADLMNTTPTTVQVPEIPQAFSTGIIDAMITSPSTGANGQAWDYLSHYTDIKAWIPKNVVVANKRAFRRLSDEQRQAILDAAAAAEQKGWEGVRVTAAEDTATLAEHGIEVSEPSEELMREFQKIGDIMIKEWEEEAPKEVGAILEAYR
- a CDS encoding TRAP transporter small permease, producing the protein MSSLRDKFYLASGYAAGFCIALIMVIILVQIVGRIFGFIVPSAENVSGYALAASTFFGLAYTFHEGGHIRVSLVIQKWPPRARFIQELVVLIFGFGLACYMTYYCWHMVYESYVFEEVSHGYIPIPIWIPQIPVGLGMTALAAAILDDLVAVMRKRTPSYQQHEDDLNLEEI